The Brumimicrobium sp. genomic interval TGGCTTTTATACAAAGAGGGTTTTATTGAACCACCCGAAATAAATGTGAAACCTTATGATATTTTAGTTCATCAAGCATTGTCTATAACTAAAGGTCATTCAGGAATTCTATTAACAGAACTGATAAGACAACTAAAAGAAAATTCAGCTTTCAATTTAATTGAGCAATCTGAAATTGAAGAAATACTTCAACATTTGATTGAAATTGATTTCCTTGAAAAACTTCAACACGAGGTTATCATCGGTGTTGATGGCGAGAAAGTTGTAAATAGCCGTGAATTTTACAGCGTATTCAAAACCGAAGAGAACTTTAAAGTTGTAAATGCAGGAAATACAATTGGAGAAGTGCCTTTTTCGCCCCAAATTATTGAAGATGAAAACATATTGCTATCTGCAAAAATATGGAAGATTAAATTCGTTGACCAAAAAGCGAAAAAAATAGAAGTAATTCCAGCAAAAGACGGGAAAAAGCCTATGTTTTTTGGTGGTGGCACGGTTGTTCATCAAAAGATTAGAGAGAAAATGTTTGAGGTATTGTATTCTAAGACTGAATATGACTTTCTTGATAAACCAAGTTTTGATGAAATTGAAATGATGCGAAAAGATTTCGCTGTTTTCGACATAAGGGATTTGCAATCTGAAAGACCTTTATTAACTGCAGAAAAATATCTACAACTATTCACATTTACTGGGACACGAGTCAACAGGACGATACAATTACTTTTGAATATCGCTGGAATTAAGAATATATTTGACGACGGTAATAGCTCATTTGAAATTAAAGTTTCTAAACAAGAATTGATTTCTAAATGGGATTATTTATCGGTTCCATTAACTGATATTGATACACATATTTCAACGCTCATAGAAGCCAAACCGACACTTTTAGACTTTTCTAAATGGGGAAATTATTTACCAAAACGTTATCAAATCAAACTATTGAAAAATAGATATTTTGACATAGAACAAACAAAGAAATTATTAACCACAATCAAGTTAATTGACAATGAATAAGCTATTTAAGAGTAATTATTTCAATTTGCTTTTTTCTTAGTTTAACACTTTCGCAATAACAACTGGGCATGGCATAACATCAAATAAGCACCAGCCACAATAAATGCTTCGCACCACGTTTCTTGTATAAATTAAATTGTATCTTCGTATCTAAGTTTAACGTAAAAATGTGGCCGTTGCCTATTTGAGAACCGTTACCAGCAAGCGTAGAGAACGACACGACAACATCGAAACGACTGACATAAACAAGAAAAAGTAAACCATTTTGACAGGTGACCAAGGACATAAAAACGATACAACAAACGGACAGCGAGTAAGCCGACACTCATTGCCTACCCTTCTGTGTTTTATTTTTTTTCCCACCGCACAAAATATTTTGAAATTCAATGCCAACCCGCAAATGGCACATTTGGTTTTGCCCGACACACAAGCCGACCCTTCGCAAAACCAAAAGAGCCATTTTTTGCCACCGCACCAAATGACGAGAATGGGCATTAAAAACTTAAATTAGCAGACTTTAAACGAATTAATACTTAACAGAATATAATGGCTAAACAAAAAGCAACAACGGAAGAACCTTTAGAGAAACAACTCTGGAAAGCAGCGGACAAACTCCGAAAGAACATAGATGCTGCCGAATACAAGCATATTGTATTGGGTTTAATCTTCCTGAAATATATCTCTGATGCTTTTGAAGAATTATATGCAAGACTGAAAGCAGACGAAGCAAACGGTGCAGACCCCGAAGACAAAGACGAATACAAAGCAGAAAATGTATTCTTTGTTCCGCAGGATGCCCGATGGGCTTACTTGCAGTCGAAAGCGAAACAACCTGAAATTGGAAAGTTTGTGGACGATGCAATGGATGCCATTGAAAAAGAAAACGCTTCCTTGAAGGGGGTTTTACCCAAAGTATTTGCCCGACAAAATCTCGACCCGACAAGTTTGGGTGAACTCATTGACTTGGTTGGAAACATTGCCTTAGGTGATGCCAAAGCAAGAAGTGCCGATGTGCTTGGACACGTTTTTGAATATTTTTTGGGTGAGTTTGCCCTTGCAGAAGGCAAGAAAGGCGGACAGTTCTATACGCCAAGAAGCGTTGTAGAATTATTGGTTGAAATGTTGGAGCCATACAAAGGCCGTGTTTTTGACCCTTGCTGTGGTTCGGGTGGTATGTTTGTGCAAAGTTTGAAATTTGTGGATAGCCATGCAGGGCGTGTAAACGATATTTCCATTTACGGACAAGAAAGCAACCAAACCACTTGGCGATTGGCCAAAATGAACTTGGCTATTCGTGGCATTGACAGTTCACAAGTGAAATGGAACAACGAAGGTTCTTTTTTGAATGATGCCCACAAAGACCTGAAAGCCGATTATATTATTGCCAACCCACCGTTTAACGTGAGTGATTGGGGAGGTGATTTAATGCGAACCGATGGACGTTGGCAATACGGTACACCGCCAACAGGCAACGCCAACTTTGCCTGGATGCAACATTTCATTTACCACTTAGCACCAAGCGGACAAGCTGGTGTTGTTTTGGCAAAAGGTGCTTTGACTTCTAAAACATCAGGCGAAGGCGACATAAGAAAAGCATTGGTTGAAAACGGTTTGATTGATTGTATTGTAAACCTGCCTGCCAAATTGTTTTTAAATACACAGATTCCTGCTGCCTTATGGTTTATGAGCCGAAACCGTACAAACGGAAAATTCAGAGACCGAAGCAACGAGATTTTATTTATCGATGCCCGAAACTTAGGGCATTTGATAAACCGAAGAACCCGTGAACTTTCACAGCAAGACATTGACAAAATTACCAGCACTTACCACAATTGGAGAAACCTTGATGGCAAGTATGAAGACATTGCT includes:
- a CDS encoding type I restriction-modification system subunit M encodes the protein MAKQKATTEEPLEKQLWKAADKLRKNIDAAEYKHIVLGLIFLKYISDAFEELYARLKADEANGADPEDKDEYKAENVFFVPQDARWAYLQSKAKQPEIGKFVDDAMDAIEKENASLKGVLPKVFARQNLDPTSLGELIDLVGNIALGDAKARSADVLGHVFEYFLGEFALAEGKKGGQFYTPRSVVELLVEMLEPYKGRVFDPCCGSGGMFVQSLKFVDSHAGRVNDISIYGQESNQTTWRLAKMNLAIRGIDSSQVKWNNEGSFLNDAHKDLKADYIIANPPFNVSDWGGDLMRTDGRWQYGTPPTGNANFAWMQHFIYHLAPSGQAGVVLAKGALTSKTSGEGDIRKALVENGLIDCIVNLPAKLFLNTQIPAALWFMSRNRTNGKFRDRSNEILFIDARNLGHLINRRTRELSQQDIDKITSTYHNWRNLDGKYEDIAGFCASAPISKVKELDYVLTPGRYVGLPDEEDDFNFVERFASLKAELEAQFKEEAKLNEMIAANLLKININE